ATCCGAACCCGAGTGGAACTTCCCAAGTAGAAATGGAATAACTAAGTCCGATCCCGATCGGACCGTAGGTCACCGGTGCAGTTGCAATCCATTGCATCACATCGTATAAATAATATTTATAATATGTATAATAAGCGCCACCCGTAAGATAAAAACCTGAGCCGGGTTTTCTAGGATCCGGATTTGCTGTGCCGAAATATTTTCTGCCAAGAAAGCCGATCCGATCGTCTTTCATTTTCAGTTTTCCTCTTCCATCCGCAAAGTTTTGGGTTCCGGTGAACGTATAAGGTGTATCGTAAAAACTTGTGTTCGCGAAATCTATCTTTGTTCCCTTCTCCCTGCTCACACTGCCAAGAAAAAAGTCTTCGTCCCTACCCTCTCCTGTTCTTTGGTTCTTAAATGTGGTCCTGTATTCCAGATTGATCTCCCAGGTTTCCCACCAATGTTTTAAACCGATCCCGCCGTACTGGAATTCTCTGTCATAAGTGATCCTGGATCCTGCTTTGAGTCCTGATAGGTTCGGGAACTTTGTGCCTGATTCGAAAATATGTTGGCCTCCATTCTCTCCCATAAGTCCTGTGATAGAACTTCTGGTCATTAATTCGGATAGAAGTGCCTGTATTTTGGTTTGGGGAGCCGTTGTTCCAGGAAGATTTGTTTCCGATCTTATCTCTTTGGGAGATTCCGGCTCTTGAGCGAGTATGTTGGCCGTGGCAAATAGGCAGAATAGTACGATTATAATTCGAATCTGAATTTTCATTTCATCCTAGAATAGGGGTGAAATGATTTCATCCCTAGTGAATTCCTTTTCCGAGAAGAGACCTTAGCATTTTCCCCTCCCCTATCGTTTCAATTCGGTTTTTTCGCTCTTAAATCAATATGAGACATAGGTTTTCTTGACAAATTGGGTCTTAAAGAGGATCTATTATCAGGGTCAAGGTCTGAAGTGAAAGCCAAGGTTTTAAGTGTAGAAGAAGTCCTCTCCGAATACGTTTTAAGTTCGGAAGATGAGTTTCTGGAGAAGGCGGAAAAATGGTCCCTGCCCAAAGATAATAAGGGCAAGTACAAGACTGAAGTTTTGGACAAGTACTTCTCCAAAAAAACGAAACACTCTTATGAGTCTGTGATCATTGCGGTTTCCAATCAAAAAGGTGGAGAAGGTAAAACCACGGTTTCAATCTGCTTGGCTGAAGCTTTGGCAAAGGCGGGTAAAAAAGTTTTACTTCTGGATTGGGATGCTCAGGCAAATATCACCCAGTTATATGTTGGCCAGGCGGATAAATCAGTCTTTCATTCTTTAGGTTATAAAGAAGAATCTAAAGTGGATATTTCTGAAATTATAGTGAACTTGGCTCCCGGTTTGGATCTGGTTCCTTCTTCCATTCATCTGGCGAATTTTACTACACCATATGAAAGAGATGATTTCGATCTTTTGAAAGAGGCATTGTTGCCGATCCGTTCTTCTTATGAGTATATTATTATAGATTGTCCTCCTTCTCTCGGTTTGATCCTGGAGAATGCTTTGATCGCGGCTGATCTTGTTTTGGTCCCGATTCAGACTCGTGCTTTTAGCGTCCAAGGTCTGAAAGATCTTCATGGCACAATCGAGAAGATCAGAAAAAAAGCGAATCCTGGTCTCGGGCTATTGGGCGCGGTGTTAAATCAGTATGAGGATTCGAGAGCACTTTCCGGACTTGCTGAAACTGTCCGGAAATATTTTCCGGTGTTTGATTCCGTAGTGTATAGAAGAGAAGCAATACCTCAGTCACAGGCAAAACGTAAACTTTTATCCGAATATGATCCTAAAGCGATGCAGATGTTTTCTACTTTGGCGGAAGAAGTAATGAGGAGAGCAAATGGCAAAAAGATCTGATTTTGCAGGGCTGGATTTATTAACAGCTTTCGGTGGGGATGAATCCCTTAAAAAAGAAATTCTTCTATCTGATATTATAACTAATCCGGAACAACCTAGGGTTTTCGGCAAAGAAGATGTGAGTGATCTTGTAGAGTCCATGAAACGTTTGGGTCTGATAGAGCCGATTGTGGTTCGTAAATTAGGCAAGAAGTTCCAGATCGTAGCCGGAGAAAGAAGGTTTCAAGCCGCAAAAGTGATCGGATGGAAATCCATTCCGGTTGTGGAAACTGAAGCTTCCGAAGACAGATGTTATGAGATCGCCTTGGCTGAGAACGAAAAACGTAAAAGTTTAAATCCTTGGGAAGTGGGAAGAGCGATCCAGTTCCTGCGCAAAGAAAGAAAAAAAACAGCAGAAGAAGTCGGTAAGATCCTGGGTTATACGGAAAGATATGTGAAACAATTAAGTTCAATTGCAAGGTTGGACCAGAAATCTGTTTCGGAATTACTTAAAAGCGGAAGCGATCTTTCGGTTAAAAACTTGGAAACCCTCCTGAAAAAGAAGGAAGGACGGGGGGGTGAAACGATTTCACCCCGCAAGCCTGGAGAAAGGGTTACACTGGATCTTAAACCTTTGACAATTAAAAATAGAGAATCTTTCTTAAGAGAACTTTCTAACCTAAAGAAAAAGTACGGATTGAGCTAAGACAATATTTTTCTCGTTGGAGAAAAGTAGAGGCTCTCGAACCTGTTCTCATACGACAGTTCGGGCCGACTTTATTTATCATCGCCCGGGTTTCTAATAAAGGAATAGAATGAAAATTGGAATCATAGTTGGCTCCCAACAAAAAGTATCTCAGTCCGCAAAAGTAGGTGAATTTTTAAATTCTAAATTGAAAGAAATGTCCGTGGAAACTTGGACATTAGATCTAGGAAAAAATCCTCTTCCTCTCTATGATTCCACTCAGACAAATGATGATAAGCTATGGACAGATCTTTGGAAACCTATCGATGAAAATTTAAAAAGTTCAGAAGGTTTTATTATTATCACTCCTGAGTATGGAGGGATGGCGAGCCCTGCTATCAAAAATTTCTTCCTTCATGCGGGACTTGTTCAGCTGGGTCATAAGCCTGGGCTTCTTGTTTCCGTTTCTTCAGGTAGAGGCGGTGCTTTCCCGATCAACGAGATGAGAGCAAGCAGTTATAAGAATACTAAGATCTGTTATATCCCTGAACAATTGATCTTTAGAGATGTGGAACATCTAATTAATGGAGGAGAGCCTGTCTCTCCTGAAGATAGTTTTATCAGAGAAAGAAGCGGATTTGCTTTGAAGATCTTAGTCGCATACGCGGGTGCACTTTCTGAGATCCGTGAATCCGGAGTGGTCCAGGATCCAAGATTTAAGAACGGAATGTCCTGATGTGACATAATTCTGCGAACGCCTTATGCCAACGAACTGGAAGGGGAGGGGAGTTCCTTCACCCCGGGAATTGGCTCAAAGATTGTCTTTTCTGACCCGATGATATATTCTGGAGGCTGTTGGAATTAACGCCTCCGGTTAGGAAACGTAAAGTTTCGAAGTCAGATAGGACGGACCGGATCTTTAGATGTCTCGGTCTAAATCGAAAGTTAGGAATTCATGAATAAAATTAATATCCAGGCCGGCCAAATTATTTTCAGAGAAGGCGAGTTGAACAACTCGATGTATATCATTACCTCTGGGACTGTTGAAATATTTTTTACTCATAAAAACTCAGCCACTCGTCTTGCTTTGATGAAGAGGGGAGATTTTTTCGGTGAGATGGCTTTGTTCAGGGCCAAACCTAGAACTGCGACTGCAAGAGCAGTAATGGATACTGAAATGGTAGCGGTGGAATCCAAACAACAATTGGAGAGGTACCTTATCGCGAATCCTGAGTTTGCGGCTAAGATGGTGAGAATTTTGGCGGATCGTTTGGCGAATACGAACGAACTTTTGATCTCTAAACTGAACGAGATTACTACGAAAGAAATAGAATACCAGATAGAAGAGTAGTGGTCAGGTATACGTAATGCGGTCCTTGCCTGCCGCCTTTGCTTCGTAAAGTTTTGCGTCGGTAAGTGAGTATAACCTATTGCTCTCGTCCGCGTCTGTAGGATACTCTGCTACTCCTCCGGATACTGTGACTTCTATTCCAAAATCGTTTTTAGAGGAATTTCTTAAATAAGTCCTGAATCTTTCGATAGCCACTTTTGCGTTTTCTTTGCCGGTTTCCGGTAGGATAACAGCAAACTCTTCTCCTCCCACCCTGCAACTGATGTCCTCTGTTCTGAAGGCATACATCAAGGTTCCGGCTACCAGTTTTAGGATATCGTCCCCGAAAGAATGTCCTTTTGTATCGTTAATTTTCTTAAAATTGTCCAGGTCGAATAGGAATAGGCAGAAACTTCTTTTGTATCTTTTACTTCTGGTGATCTCTTTGTTTAGG
Above is a genomic segment from Leptospira selangorensis containing:
- a CDS encoding NADPH-dependent FMN reductase, which produces MKIGIIVGSQQKVSQSAKVGEFLNSKLKEMSVETWTLDLGKNPLPLYDSTQTNDDKLWTDLWKPIDENLKSSEGFIIITPEYGGMASPAIKNFFLHAGLVQLGHKPGLLVSVSSGRGGAFPINEMRASSYKNTKICYIPEQLIFRDVEHLINGGEPVSPEDSFIRERSGFALKILVAYAGALSEIRESGVVQDPRFKNGMS
- a CDS encoding ParB/RepB/Spo0J family partition protein, coding for MAKRSDFAGLDLLTAFGGDESLKKEILLSDIITNPEQPRVFGKEDVSDLVESMKRLGLIEPIVVRKLGKKFQIVAGERRFQAAKVIGWKSIPVVETEASEDRCYEIALAENEKRKSLNPWEVGRAIQFLRKERKKTAEEVGKILGYTERYVKQLSSIARLDQKSVSELLKSGSDLSVKNLETLLKKKEGRGGETISPRKPGERVTLDLKPLTIKNRESFLRELSNLKKKYGLS
- a CDS encoding cyclic nucleotide-binding domain-containing protein: MNKINIQAGQIIFREGELNNSMYIITSGTVEIFFTHKNSATRLALMKRGDFFGEMALFRAKPRTATARAVMDTEMVAVESKQQLERYLIANPEFAAKMVRILADRLANTNELLISKLNEITTKEIEYQIEE
- a CDS encoding ParA family protein; translated protein: MKAKVLSVEEVLSEYVLSSEDEFLEKAEKWSLPKDNKGKYKTEVLDKYFSKKTKHSYESVIIAVSNQKGGEGKTTVSICLAEALAKAGKKVLLLDWDAQANITQLYVGQADKSVFHSLGYKEESKVDISEIIVNLAPGLDLVPSSIHLANFTTPYERDDFDLLKEALLPIRSSYEYIIIDCPPSLGLILENALIAADLVLVPIQTRAFSVQGLKDLHGTIEKIRKKANPGLGLLGAVLNQYEDSRALSGLAETVRKYFPVFDSVVYRREAIPQSQAKRKLLSEYDPKAMQMFSTLAEEVMRRANGKKI
- a CDS encoding putative porin is translated as MKIQIRIIIVLFCLFATANILAQEPESPKEIRSETNLPGTTAPQTKIQALLSELMTRSSITGLMGENGGQHIFESGTKFPNLSGLKAGSRITYDREFQYGGIGLKHWWETWEINLEYRTTFKNQRTGEGRDEDFFLGSVSREKGTKIDFANTSFYDTPYTFTGTQNFADGRGKLKMKDDRIGFLGRKYFGTANPDPRKPGSGFYLTGGAYYTYYKYYLYDVMQWIATAPVTYGPIGIGLSYSISTWEVPLGFGYRYSNGTWMLEASLSGNVWYSHFRDYHYQRNLNFIGDSSGFGVETNLGAGYILPSWLFFVKLTEHRLYGEGSFQTQGGLSREDIISNYSGRYRNYLSTKQYSVEFQVSHFL